Below is a window of Desmonostoc muscorum LEGE 12446 DNA.
ACGCCTATCCCACAAGAGTCAAGCGAATGCACTACTTTAGTCTTGACACGCCACTACAAATACTTAATGTTGTTCAACAATAAAACCGGATTCCTATATGATTCTAATGCTTTGCAAATAGCACCATTTTTTGATATCGGTAACCACAGGTAATTTCCCGTTTGGGGTCAGGATTGCTTTGGCAACCCAGTTGAGATTAAAGTCTGCGTTTAGATTACGGTATCCCTCTACCATTCACATCTGTTAGAGGGAATACCCTGCAAAATAAAGGTCTTACCTTTTGCCTGAGATATCAAACGTTTTGGTTTTAAGGCTTCCAAAAATTAGGCATTTTCCATATAAAATTATATTGCTCACTTAGGCTAGTAGAAGGTGGTAATGGTGCTGCTTGAGTAGGCGATGACCCTATAGCAACCTCGTTATAATTGCCTTTATACCATCTTCTATATACTAATAGCCAACCGTTATTAGTTTTTTTCCATACGTCTTCGTATGGTATCTGGCGGTGTATACGTTTATTACCAATGATGGAATCAGCGTATTGTAAACCTATTATTCCGGCACTATTTCCATCAACACTAACACGAATCACTTCTTCACGGAGTTGATAGTAACTAGCTTGCTGAAAACTTCG
It encodes the following:
- a CDS encoding nuclear transport factor 2 family protein, producing the protein MIEGCNARNIQQCYAYCSDNFQATQPDGTTINLIEDIQGIQRSFQQASYYQLREEVIRVSVDGNSAGIIGLQYADSIIGNKRIHRQIPYEDVWKKTNNGWLLVYRRWYKGNYNEVAIGSSPTQAAPLPPSTSLSEQYNFIWKMPNFWKP